The following proteins are co-located in the Candidatus Dormiibacterota bacterium genome:
- a CDS encoding LptF/LptG family permease gives MPRLRAVVAFRPTILDRYMLAELAAPFGFGLSAFTLVFAATQMLATGRLVSEDHVPLWTAVGLFLWQLPGEVVFVIPMALLLGTLLAMQRLSGDSEINAMKTSGITFPRIIAPLLFAGLVMSLVMYALQEGVVPFANDEVSAIETTALNHTSAFNRDLTVSAPLPGGGRQVTIATAYEPHSQALLNVTLIQYDRAGSPTQIIFAQQAEFAAKEWILRNASAYRFNADGSTISEPNVPEQEVDLGEKPTDIVKRISHDDPQLMSRAQIASIISTGQLTETELHKYVTVYQEKLAQPFACFVFVLIAIPFGLRSFRGGASASLGFGLAVGIVFVYYVVMTIFSYVGEAVIFLAPLWAWMPNVIFTAIGLARVRKAAAI, from the coding sequence TTGCCGCGCCTTCGCGCAGTCGTCGCGTTCAGACCGACGATTCTCGATCGATACATGCTCGCCGAGCTGGCCGCCCCGTTCGGCTTCGGGCTCTCCGCGTTCACCCTCGTGTTCGCCGCGACGCAGATGCTGGCCACGGGACGCCTCGTCAGCGAGGACCACGTGCCTCTGTGGACGGCGGTCGGGCTCTTTCTCTGGCAGTTGCCGGGAGAGGTCGTGTTCGTCATCCCGATGGCGCTGCTGCTGGGGACGCTGCTCGCGATGCAGCGGCTTTCGGGTGACAGCGAGATCAACGCCATGAAGACGAGCGGAATCACGTTTCCACGGATCATCGCGCCGCTGCTCTTTGCAGGGCTCGTGATGTCACTCGTCATGTACGCGCTCCAAGAAGGAGTCGTCCCCTTCGCGAACGACGAGGTCTCCGCGATCGAGACGACGGCCCTCAACCACACGAGCGCGTTCAATCGCGATCTGACCGTGTCGGCGCCGTTGCCCGGCGGCGGACGCCAGGTAACGATCGCGACGGCCTACGAGCCGCATTCGCAGGCATTGCTGAACGTAACCCTGATCCAGTACGACCGCGCCGGCTCCCCGACGCAGATCATCTTTGCTCAGCAAGCCGAGTTCGCGGCAAAAGAGTGGATCCTCCGCAATGCGAGCGCCTATCGCTTCAACGCCGATGGCTCGACGATTTCGGAGCCCAACGTCCCCGAGCAGGAGGTCGATCTCGGGGAAAAGCCAACCGATATCGTCAAGCGGATTTCTCACGACGACCCACAACTGATGAGCCGCGCGCAAATCGCGAGCATCATCTCGACGGGTCAGCTGACGGAGACTGAGCTGCACAAGTACGTGACGGTGTATCAGGAAAAGCTCGCCCAGCCTTTCGCCTGCTTCGTGTTCGTCTTGATCGCCATTCCATTCGGGTTGCGCTCGTTCCGAGGGGGCGCAAGCGCGAGCCTCGGATTCGGCCTTGCGGTCGGGATCGTATTCGTCTATTACGTCGTGATGACGATCTTTTCGTACGTCGGCGAGGCGGTGATCTTTCTCGCGCCGCTGTGGGCGTGGATGCCAAACGTCATCTTCACGGCCATCGGCTTGGCACGCGTTCGAAAGGCAGCGGCAATCTAG
- a CDS encoding glycosyltransferase family 1 protein has protein sequence MRIALDAQLGVGTATGIGEYVRGLVAALRDAGEDVIEVRDVRIDPWRFDRRVLWDQVLLPRLAARSGAALLHCASGTVPLVRSMPIVVTVHDVAWMRVQRHARWYARRYFGEFSVARYRRAAAVLADSAFSRTELLAVSGGIDASRVHVVAPGVASDFARVRRESDRQTILAVGTIEPRKNLAHLIRLLPRLPRARLVAVGPATPYRQACVAAARELGVADRVEFRGYVSRSALLDLYATAAVAAVPSQYEGFGYAAAQALCAGLPCVVSDRASLPEVVGSDGTPLALEDIDGWARALESALEGEADAVAAASREECARRFSWSTCAAKVREIYRAVLGNALVDR, from the coding sequence TTGAGGATCGCGCTCGACGCGCAACTGGGGGTCGGCACCGCCACGGGCATCGGCGAGTACGTGCGCGGTCTCGTCGCAGCGCTACGCGACGCTGGCGAGGACGTGATCGAGGTGCGCGACGTGCGGATCGATCCTTGGCGGTTCGACCGCCGGGTGCTGTGGGATCAGGTGCTGCTTCCCCGTCTGGCGGCGCGCAGCGGAGCGGCGCTGCTGCACTGTGCCTCCGGTACCGTTCCGCTCGTGCGGAGTATGCCGATCGTCGTTACGGTGCACGACGTCGCGTGGATGCGCGTGCAACGACATGCGCGCTGGTACGCGCGGCGCTATTTCGGAGAGTTTTCGGTTGCTCGATACCGCCGCGCTGCGGCCGTCCTCGCCGACTCGGCATTCTCCCGTACGGAGCTGCTCGCCGTGTCCGGGGGCATCGATGCGTCGCGCGTACACGTCGTAGCACCGGGAGTCGCGAGCGACTTTGCACGCGTGCGCCGCGAAAGCGACAGGCAGACGATTCTCGCGGTCGGGACCATCGAGCCGCGCAAGAATCTCGCTCATCTGATCCGCCTCTTGCCACGCCTTCCGCGCGCGCGGCTCGTTGCAGTCGGCCCGGCGACGCCGTATCGGCAGGCGTGCGTCGCGGCGGCGCGCGAGCTCGGCGTCGCCGACCGCGTTGAGTTTCGCGGTTACGTATCCCGCAGCGCGCTGCTCGACCTGTACGCAACGGCGGCGGTCGCGGCGGTCCCGTCGCAGTACGAAGGGTTCGGTTACGCGGCGGCGCAGGCGCTTTGCGCGGGCCTTCCGTGCGTGGTCAGCGACCGCGCGTCGCTGCCGGAGGTCGTCGGCTCCGATGGAACGCCCCTGGCGCTCGAGGACATTGACGGCTGGGCGAGGGCGCTCGAGAGCGCCCTCGAAGGCGAGGCAGACGCCGTTGCGGCGGCATCGCGCGAAGAGTGCGCCCGACGCTTCTCCTGGAGCACCTGTGCCGCAAAAGTGCGCGAGATCTATCGCGCCGTTCTCGGAAATGCCCTAGTAGACCGGTGA
- a CDS encoding pre-16S rRNA-processing nuclease YqgF, translated as MSGVLGIDPGTRKAGYALLGDRGVVLARGIEPVDRLHGRLEALLRQHPVEVLALGAGTNAGKIAAALAPLGLPVRLVDERETTLRARRLYYAENPARGLQRLLPMGLRFPPRPIDDYAAEIIARRWVACNEGKTAQPS; from the coding sequence GTGAGCGGGGTCCTCGGCATAGATCCGGGGACGCGCAAAGCGGGATACGCACTGCTCGGCGATCGAGGGGTCGTTCTCGCACGAGGCATCGAGCCGGTCGACCGCCTGCACGGGCGCTTGGAAGCCCTTCTGCGGCAGCACCCCGTCGAAGTTCTCGCGCTCGGTGCCGGGACGAATGCTGGAAAGATCGCTGCGGCGCTCGCGCCTCTGGGGCTGCCGGTACGCCTCGTCGACGAACGGGAGACGACCCTGCGAGCCCGCCGGCTGTACTATGCTGAGAATCCGGCGCGAGGTCTCCAACGCTTGCTTCCCATGGGCTTGCGCTTCCCTCCGAGGCCGATCGACGACTACGCGGCGGAGATCATCGCTCGGCGCTGGGTCGCCTGCAACGAAGGCAAAACGGCCCAGCCGTCGTAG
- the lptC gene encoding LPS export ABC transporter periplasmic protein LptC, with the protein MRQRNNQKEYDLIAHSYESSGTQGTSVATFFQVHVTFYGKGGARLAADASRAIVDEAQNTIVLNDAVRARTATGMTLRCDRLRYDRSTQTVHGEGHVVITDGHGMRATGNSVDTDITLTKARMQ; encoded by the coding sequence ATGCGGCAGCGAAACAACCAAAAGGAGTATGACCTGATCGCGCACTCGTACGAGAGCAGCGGTACGCAGGGAACCTCCGTGGCGACGTTCTTCCAGGTGCACGTCACCTTCTACGGCAAGGGCGGTGCGCGGCTCGCGGCGGACGCGTCCCGAGCAATCGTCGACGAGGCGCAGAACACGATCGTGCTTAACGACGCCGTTCGCGCGCGCACCGCCACCGGCATGACGCTGCGCTGCGATCGGCTGCGGTACGACCGGTCGACGCAGACGGTCCACGGCGAAGGGCACGTGGTCATCACGGACGGACATGGAATGCGCGCTACAGGCAACAGCGTCGACACCGATATCACACTTACCAAGGCGAGGATGCAGTGA
- the lptB gene encoding LPS export ABC transporter ATP-binding protein: MSERTIRIRGLVKRYGERTVVNGVSAEVHVGEVVGLLGPNGAGKTTTFYMTVGLVKPDGGSVLLFDGEKEIDLTSRPMYERARNKIGYLAQENSIFRRLSVGDNIRLIWEQSGVSHDEQERRLPELLEEFGLRAFVNARGDALSGGERRRVEVARALAIDPSFLLLDEPFTGIDPIAVADIQAMIRQLRDRGIGVLITDHQVRETLAIVDRAYIMNNGRIEVSGSAQEVLDSPIARKFYLGESFRL; encoded by the coding sequence GTGAGCGAGAGGACGATACGCATCCGCGGTCTCGTCAAGCGGTACGGCGAGCGCACCGTGGTGAACGGTGTGAGCGCGGAGGTACATGTCGGCGAGGTCGTCGGACTGCTCGGGCCCAACGGCGCGGGGAAGACGACGACGTTCTACATGACCGTCGGGCTCGTCAAGCCCGACGGCGGCAGCGTGCTGCTCTTCGACGGCGAGAAGGAAATCGATTTGACGAGCCGGCCGATGTACGAGCGCGCCCGAAACAAGATCGGATACCTCGCGCAAGAGAACTCGATCTTCCGCCGGCTTTCGGTCGGCGACAACATTCGGTTGATTTGGGAACAGAGCGGCGTGTCGCACGACGAGCAAGAGCGCCGGCTCCCGGAACTGCTGGAAGAGTTCGGCTTGCGCGCGTTCGTCAACGCGCGTGGCGACGCGCTCTCCGGCGGAGAACGCAGGCGCGTCGAGGTGGCGAGGGCGCTCGCCATCGATCCGTCCTTCCTGCTGCTCGACGAGCCTTTCACCGGGATAGATCCCATCGCCGTCGCCGATATTCAAGCGATGATTCGGCAGCTACGCGATCGCGGCATCGGCGTGTTGATCACGGACCATCAGGTGCGCGAGACGTTAGCGATCGTCGACCGCGCCTACATCATGAACAATGGCCGCATCGAAGTATCGGGCAGCGCGCAGGAGGTGCTCGACTCGCCGATCGCGCGCAAGTTCTATCTGGGCGAGAGCTTCCGGCTCTGA
- a CDS encoding metallophosphoesterase translates to MTRIYHTSDLHDRRGFAPQLERLRAERPGYLFDCGDSLRGSQTVYHRREPILAEIDRAGYDAQAIGNREFHYFYPLLRARARAMRHPLVCTNLRDTKGRALPFVPSLVLGGDAGPRVHVLGLLIMQYPVASPWERVFGWRFLLPADAIAPYAARVPEDEALIVLSHVGLRLDRALAAAVPRIDLILGGHSHDTLFEPEYVGDVPIVHAGPYGRYVSRTELEYDAASRRHRVARFDLLPLLGAP, encoded by the coding sequence ATGACCCGTATCTATCACACCTCCGATCTGCACGATCGCCGGGGTTTTGCGCCGCAGTTGGAGCGTCTGCGCGCCGAGCGCCCGGGATATCTCTTCGATTGCGGCGACTCGCTGCGCGGCAGCCAAACTGTCTACCACCGGCGCGAGCCGATCCTTGCGGAGATCGACCGTGCCGGATACGACGCGCAAGCAATCGGGAATCGAGAGTTCCATTATTTCTATCCGCTCTTGCGCGCTCGCGCGCGCGCGATGCGCCACCCGCTCGTATGCACGAATCTGCGCGACACGAAGGGACGCGCGCTGCCGTTCGTGCCGTCGCTCGTGCTAGGAGGCGACGCCGGGCCTCGCGTGCACGTTTTGGGCTTGCTGATCATGCAGTATCCGGTCGCAAGCCCCTGGGAGCGCGTCTTCGGCTGGCGCTTCCTGCTGCCGGCGGACGCGATTGCGCCGTACGCGGCGAGGGTTCCCGAGGATGAAGCACTTATCGTCCTCTCCCACGTCGGCCTCCGTCTCGATCGCGCGCTTGCGGCCGCGGTCCCGCGCATCGATCTCATTCTGGGTGGTCACAGTCACGATACGCTCTTCGAGCCGGAGTACGTCGGCGACGTACCGATCGTTCATGCCGGGCCGTACGGGCGATACGTGTCTCGAACCGAGCTCGAATACGACGCCGCGAGCCGGCGGCATCGCGTTGCACGGTTCGATCTACTGCCGCTCTTGGGTGCGCCGTAG
- a CDS encoding O-antigen ligase family protein — protein sequence MRVFTAASFALVNAAVPLFPAFIMLTYVQPPGISLVPVPAAAALLALLGLLGVIFLVRLWMPPREAPPTLVPLLAWLGAAVLAAILGFDPRGGAIFIAIFGLGVVWHLSTLRYYRAPGVARAVVWSMMATCFAASIAAIIMVAIRRPVAQYVIGHGRAIGTFVLPGELAGYLVVLLPIAYGVAVTTRSRALRLASLCTLLCGAIAFALTFSRAGWMGLAAAIAFFVAMRRRAWGTGVLAAAAIVIAGLGAVLLLFNVAHNPSENYTRISIWQAAFQVIDRFPLTGVGPFEFSHLYALVRTPDGDAIAFHAHSVYLTLLAEIGIVGFAAALWTWWRFVAELRRRIESAEPRHAVIALACAAGLAGTLVQGLIDTVSVVIFGLWLPTMAFALAAARDGLMERDVP from the coding sequence ATGCGCGTCTTTACCGCCGCTTCGTTTGCGCTCGTCAACGCGGCCGTACCGCTCTTCCCCGCGTTCATCATGCTGACGTACGTCCAGCCGCCCGGGATCTCGCTCGTTCCGGTCCCGGCTGCCGCAGCGCTGCTCGCACTGCTGGGCCTGCTCGGCGTTATCTTCCTCGTGCGGCTGTGGATGCCGCCGCGCGAAGCGCCGCCGACGCTAGTGCCGCTGCTCGCGTGGCTTGGCGCTGCGGTGCTCGCGGCGATTCTCGGCTTCGACCCGCGCGGCGGCGCAATCTTCATCGCGATCTTCGGACTCGGCGTCGTCTGGCATCTCTCGACGCTTCGGTATTACCGCGCGCCCGGCGTGGCGCGCGCCGTCGTCTGGTCGATGATGGCAACGTGCTTTGCAGCGTCGATTGCCGCCATAATAATGGTTGCGATTCGACGCCCCGTTGCGCAGTACGTCATCGGGCACGGACGAGCGATCGGAACCTTCGTCCTACCCGGGGAGCTTGCGGGTTATCTCGTCGTGTTGCTGCCCATTGCGTACGGCGTCGCCGTAACGACGCGCAGCCGGGCACTCCGTCTCGCGTCGCTCTGCACGCTGCTCTGCGGAGCGATTGCGTTCGCGCTGACGTTCTCGCGTGCGGGATGGATGGGGCTCGCTGCTGCGATCGCGTTCTTCGTTGCGATGCGTCGGCGCGCGTGGGGAACGGGGGTGCTTGCGGCGGCGGCAATCGTCATTGCCGGCCTTGGTGCGGTGCTCTTGCTCTTCAACGTCGCGCACAATCCCAGCGAGAACTATACGCGCATCTCGATTTGGCAGGCCGCGTTCCAGGTGATCGATCGCTTTCCGTTGACGGGCGTGGGGCCGTTTGAGTTCTCGCATCTCTACGCGCTCGTGCGCACTCCTGACGGAGATGCGATCGCGTTTCACGCGCACAGCGTCTACCTCACGCTTCTCGCCGAGATCGGCATCGTCGGGTTCGCGGCGGCCCTCTGGACGTGGTGGCGCTTCGTCGCCGAGCTGCGCCGCCGCATCGAGTCGGCCGAGCCTCGACACGCCGTCATCGCGCTTGCCTGCGCGGCGGGACTCGCGGGGACGCTCGTGCAAGGGCTGATCGATACCGTGAGTGTGGTGATCTTCGGATTATGGTTGCCGACGATGGCGTTTGCTTTGGCAGCGGCGCGCGACGGCCTGATGGAACGGGACGTGCCCTAG
- a CDS encoding DUF3084 domain-containing protein: MTWADFIRGAGDIVIILVIAGGVAYVGDRVGHQVGRRRLTLFGIRPRYTSTIIAVATGVVIALVVTLVAIFASQQVKTAFFHLSALNAQIATLQQREQQLEAKVTNGRLVLPTGELITPFRLILQRAQSEAVREQQLKAFYMEAVKYINATYPSWGLRPYVVPHNVDKTLHDFLNDAALQAELSQSNVMVTAVSDQNLFANDAFRFSLNAVPDVRVLSRGQLVAQIDIPGNSGANINIALRELFAHVTINAEYAHMPTYLATYVQPTELVPDVSQMQQMLGRGGLYYLTAYAADDIYPHTGAISIAIVLVPQRSR, from the coding sequence GTGACGTGGGCTGATTTCATCCGCGGCGCGGGCGACATCGTCATTATCTTGGTCATCGCGGGCGGCGTCGCGTACGTCGGCGATCGCGTCGGGCACCAAGTCGGGCGCCGGCGTCTGACGCTCTTCGGAATCCGTCCGCGGTACACGTCGACGATCATTGCCGTCGCGACGGGCGTCGTGATCGCCTTGGTCGTCACGCTCGTCGCGATCTTTGCGTCCCAACAGGTGAAGACGGCGTTCTTCCACCTTTCCGCGCTGAATGCCCAAATCGCGACGTTGCAGCAACGCGAGCAACAGCTCGAGGCCAAGGTTACGAACGGCCGTCTCGTTCTTCCCACGGGCGAGCTCATCACCCCCTTCCGCCTCATCCTGCAGCGGGCGCAGTCCGAGGCCGTGCGCGAGCAGCAGCTCAAAGCCTTCTACATGGAAGCGGTCAAATACATCAACGCGACGTATCCCAGCTGGGGCCTGCGGCCCTATGTGGTACCGCACAACGTCGACAAGACGCTGCACGACTTCTTGAACGATGCCGCATTGCAGGCCGAGCTCTCGCAATCCAACGTGATGGTCACGGCCGTCTCGGACCAGAATCTCTTCGCCAACGACGCCTTCCGCTTTTCACTCAACGCGGTACCTGACGTGCGCGTCCTCTCGCGCGGGCAGCTCGTCGCGCAGATCGACATCCCGGGAAACAGCGGCGCCAATATCAACATCGCGTTACGCGAGCTGTTCGCGCACGTCACGATCAACGCCGAGTACGCGCACATGCCGACGTACTTGGCGACCTACGTGCAGCCGACGGAGCTGGTTCCCGACGTCTCGCAGATGCAGCAGATGCTCGGCCGCGGCGGACTCTACTACCTCACCGCATACGCAGCAGACGACATCTACCCGCACACGGGCGCGATCTCCATCGCGATCGTGCTCGTTCCGCAGAGGAGCAGGTGA